A stretch of the Pseudomonas helvetica genome encodes the following:
- a CDS encoding sensor histidine kinase, with protein MPMSFSLTQMILISAAYLAVLFGVAWISERGMIPRAIIRHPLTYTLSLGVYASAWAFYGTVGLAYQYGYGFLSSYLGVSGAFLLAPVLLYPILKITRTYQLSSLADLFAFRFRSTWAGALTTIFMLIGVLPLLALQIQAVADSIGILTREPVQHRVALSFCALITLFTIFFGSRHIATREKHEGLVFAIAFESVIKLIAIGGVGLYALYGVFDGPQQLEVWLLQNQTALAALHTPLQEGPWRTLLLVFFASAIVMPHMYHMTFTENLNPRSLVSASWGLPLFLLLMSLAVPLILWAGLKLGATTNPEYFTLGVGIAANSKALALLAYVGGLSAASGLIIVTTLALSGMALNHLVLPLYQPPAEGNIYRWLKWTRRALIVAIIMAGYGFYLLLGAEQDLANLGIVAFVATLQFLPGVLSVLYWPTANRRGFIAGLLAGILVWLVTMLLPLVGNLQGFYIPLLNMIYVLDDTSWHMAAIASLAANVLMFTLISLFTNASTEEASAAEACAVDNVRRPQRRELHAASPQEFATQLAKPLGAKAAQKEVEQALRDLYLPFDERRPYALRRLRDRIEANLSGLMGPSVAQDMVETFLPYKAGGENYVTEDIHFIESRLEDYHSRLTGLAAELDALRRYHRQTLQELPMGVCSLAKDQEILMWNKAMEELTGIAAQRVVGSRLGTLGEPWKELLQGFINLPDEHLHKQHLALDGQTRWLNLHKAAIDEPLAPGNSGLVLLVEDLTETQMLEDKLVHSERLASIGRLAAGVAHEIGNPITGIACLAQNLREEREEDSELKEISGQILEQTKRVSRIVQSLMSFAHAGSHQHNDEPVCLAEVAQDAIGLLALNRRNFEVQFFNLCDPEHWVDGDPQRLAQVLINLLSNARDASPAGSAVRVKSEANEHTIDLIVEDEGSGIPSSIMDRLFEPFFTTKDPGEGTGLGLALVYSIVEEHYGQITIDSPADTQSQRGTRIRVTLPRHVEATSAVN; from the coding sequence ATGCCGATGAGCTTTAGCCTGACCCAGATGATCCTGATCAGTGCCGCCTACCTGGCGGTGCTGTTTGGTGTTGCCTGGATCAGTGAACGCGGAATGATCCCGCGAGCGATCATTCGCCACCCGCTGACCTACACCTTGTCATTGGGTGTCTACGCCAGCGCCTGGGCGTTCTACGGCACGGTCGGCCTGGCCTATCAATACGGTTATGGCTTCCTGTCCAGTTACCTCGGCGTTTCCGGGGCGTTTCTGCTGGCGCCGGTGTTGCTCTACCCGATTCTGAAGATCACCCGTACCTATCAACTTTCCTCCCTGGCCGACCTGTTTGCGTTTCGTTTCCGCAGCACCTGGGCCGGCGCGCTGACCACCATCTTCATGCTGATCGGCGTGCTGCCGTTGCTTGCGTTGCAGATTCAGGCGGTCGCCGATTCGATTGGCATCCTCACCCGTGAGCCGGTGCAGCATCGGGTCGCCCTGAGTTTTTGTGCGCTGATCACCCTGTTCACGATCTTCTTCGGCTCGCGGCATATAGCGACCCGAGAGAAACACGAAGGCCTGGTGTTCGCGATTGCCTTTGAATCGGTGATCAAGCTGATCGCCATTGGCGGCGTTGGCCTCTACGCCTTGTACGGCGTGTTCGACGGTCCGCAACAGCTGGAAGTCTGGTTGCTGCAAAACCAGACCGCCCTCGCCGCCCTGCACACGCCGCTGCAAGAAGGCCCATGGCGCACGCTGCTGCTGGTGTTCTTCGCCTCGGCGATCGTGATGCCGCACATGTACCACATGACCTTCACCGAAAACCTCAACCCGCGCTCGCTGGTCAGTGCGAGTTGGGGCTTGCCGCTGTTTCTCCTGCTGATGAGCCTGGCCGTACCGCTGATTCTCTGGGCTGGCCTCAAACTTGGCGCCACCACCAACCCGGAATACTTCACCCTCGGCGTCGGCATCGCCGCCAACAGCAAGGCGCTGGCACTGCTGGCCTACGTCGGTGGTTTGTCAGCTGCCAGCGGCCTGATCATCGTCACCACCCTGGCGCTGTCCGGGATGGCCCTGAACCACCTGGTGCTGCCGCTGTATCAGCCGCCTGCCGAAGGCAACATCTACCGCTGGCTGAAATGGACCCGCCGCGCCTTGATCGTCGCGATCATCATGGCCGGCTATGGTTTCTATCTGCTGCTGGGCGCCGAGCAGGACCTGGCCAACCTGGGCATCGTCGCATTCGTTGCCACCCTGCAGTTTTTGCCCGGCGTACTGTCCGTCCTGTATTGGCCGACCGCCAACCGTCGCGGCTTCATCGCCGGGTTGCTGGCGGGGATTCTGGTCTGGCTGGTAACCATGCTGTTGCCGCTGGTCGGCAACCTGCAGGGCTTCTATATCCCATTGCTGAACATGATCTACGTGCTCGACGACACCAGTTGGCACATGGCGGCGATCGCGTCGCTGGCGGCCAACGTGCTGATGTTCACGCTGATCTCGCTGTTCACCAACGCCAGTACCGAAGAAGCCAGCGCCGCCGAAGCCTGCGCCGTGGACAACGTACGCCGCCCTCAACGCCGCGAACTGCACGCCGCCTCACCCCAGGAGTTCGCCACCCAACTGGCCAAACCGTTGGGCGCCAAAGCCGCGCAGAAAGAAGTCGAACAGGCCCTGCGCGACCTTTATCTGCCGTTCGACGAGCGTCGCCCATATGCCTTGCGCCGCCTGCGTGACCGAATCGAAGCCAACCTCTCCGGCCTGATGGGCCCGAGCGTTGCGCAAGACATGGTCGAAACCTTCCTGCCGTACAAGGCTGGCGGCGAAAACTACGTCACCGAAGACATTCACTTCATCGAAAGCCGCCTCGAGGACTATCACTCGCGCCTCACCGGCCTTGCCGCCGAACTCGATGCCCTGCGCCGCTATCACCGCCAGACCTTGCAAGAGTTGCCGATGGGTGTTTGCTCGCTGGCCAAGGATCAGGAAATCCTCATGTGGAACAAGGCCATGGAGGAGTTGACCGGGATCGCCGCGCAACGCGTGGTCGGTTCACGCCTGGGCACCCTCGGCGAGCCGTGGAAAGAACTGCTGCAAGGCTTCATCAATCTTCCCGACGAGCATTTGCACAAACAGCACCTGGCTCTGGACGGTCAGACGCGCTGGCTGAACCTGCACAAAGCGGCGATCGACGAACCGCTCGCGCCCGGTAACAGCGGTCTGGTATTGCTGGTCGAAGACCTGACTGAAACCCAGATGCTCGAAGACAAACTGGTGCACTCCGAACGTTTGGCGAGTATCGGTCGACTGGCGGCCGGCGTGGCCCATGAAATTGGCAACCCGATCACCGGCATCGCGTGTCTGGCGCAGAACCTGCGCGAAGAGCGCGAAGAAGACAGCGAACTGAAGGAAATCAGCGGGCAAATCCTCGAACAGACCAAACGCGTGTCACGCATCGTTCAGTCGCTGATGAGCTTCGCCCACGCCGGCAGCCATCAGCACAATGACGAACCGGTCTGTCTGGCCGAGGTGGCCCAGGATGCCATTGGTCTGCTGGCGCTGAACCGCCGCAACTTCGAAGTGCAGTTCTTTAACCTGTGCGATCCCGAGCATTGGGTCGATGGCGATCCGCAGCGGCTCGCCCAGGTATTGATCAACCTGCTGTCCAACGCCCGCGACGCATCGCCGGCCGGCAGTGCGGTTCGAGTAAAAAGTGAAGCCAACGAACACACGATCGACCTGATCGTGGAAGACGAGGGCAGTGGTATCCCGTCGAGCATCATGGACCGATTGTTCGAACCCTTCTTCACCACCAAGGATCCTGGCGAAGGCACCGGTCTGGGCCTTGCACTGGTCTATTCCATCGTTGAAGAGCATTATGGACAAATCACCATCGACAGCCCGGCTGACACACAAAGCCAACGCGGCACCCGTATCCGGGTGACCTTACCGCGTCATGTCGAAGCGACGTCCGCTGTGAACTGA
- the folK gene encoding 2-amino-4-hydroxy-6-hydroxymethyldihydropteridine diphosphokinase: protein MERIYIGMGSNLAAPAEQLRSAVEALAQLPQTALVGVSSFYQSDSLLPGQPRYTNAVAALDSTLTPLELLDALQAIEIDQGRERHERWGPRTLDLDILLFGDRLIDEPRLKVPHYHMQARAFVLYPLAELAPADLQLADGRHLRDLLAACPFVGLERLAP, encoded by the coding sequence ATGGAACGCATTTACATTGGCATGGGCAGCAACCTCGCCGCTCCCGCGGAACAATTGCGCAGCGCCGTCGAAGCGCTCGCGCAGTTACCCCAGACAGCGTTGGTGGGGGTTTCGTCCTTCTATCAAAGCGACTCCTTGCTGCCAGGCCAGCCGCGTTATACCAACGCGGTGGCCGCGCTCGACAGCACGCTGACGCCGCTTGAGCTGCTCGATGCACTGCAAGCCATCGAAATCGACCAGGGTCGCGAGCGTCATGAACGCTGGGGCCCGCGCACGCTGGATCTGGATATCCTGCTGTTCGGCGATCGACTGATCGACGAGCCCCGCCTCAAAGTCCCCCATTACCACATGCAGGCCCGAGCCTTTGTGCTGTACCCATTGGCCGAACTGGCGCCAGCTGACCTGCAACTGGCCGACGGTCGTCACCTGCGCGACCTGCTCGCTGCATGCCCGTTCGTCGGGCTGGAACGCCTGGCCCCGTAG
- the panD gene encoding aspartate 1-decarboxylase — protein sequence MHAIMLKAKLHRAEVTHAVLDYEGSCAIDGEWLDLSGIREYEQIQIYNVDNGERFTTYAIRGEEGSRMISVNGAAAHKAKVGDRVIICAYAHYSEAELLNFKPRMLYMAPGNELSHTSNAIPVQVA from the coding sequence ATGCACGCCATCATGCTCAAAGCCAAGCTGCATCGCGCCGAAGTTACCCACGCAGTGCTCGACTACGAAGGCTCTTGCGCCATCGACGGCGAATGGCTGGACCTGTCCGGGATCCGTGAGTACGAACAGATCCAGATCTACAACGTCGACAACGGCGAACGCTTCACCACTTACGCCATTCGTGGCGAAGAAGGCTCGCGCATGATCTCGGTCAACGGTGCCGCCGCACACAAGGCCAAGGTCGGTGATCGGGTGATCATCTGCGCTTACGCTCATTACAGCGAAGCCGAACTGCTCAATTTCAAACCGCGCATGCTCTACATGGCCCCCGGCAACGAGCTGAGCCATACCAGCAATGCCATCCCGGTTCAGGTCGCCTGA
- a CDS encoding sigma-54 dependent transcriptional regulator, with the protein MPHILIVEDETIIRSALRRLLERNQYQVSEAGSVQEAQERFSIPTFDLIVSDLRLPGAPGTELIKLGQGKPVLIMTSYASLRSAVDSMKMGAVDYIAKPFDHDEMLQAVARILRDRQSAQSSVGEPAVGKASGSAKSAVDNSNGEIGIIGSCPPMQDLYGKIRKVAPTDSNVLIQGESGTGKELVARALHNLSKRAKAPMISVNCAAIPESLIESELFGHEKGAFTGASAGRAGLVEAADGGTLFLDEIGELPLEAQARLLRVLQEGEIRRVGSVQSQKVDVRLIAATHRDLKSLAKIGQFREDLYYRLHVIALKLPALRERGADVNEIANAFLARQSARVNRTDLKFAPDAEQAIRHYSWPGNVRELENAVERAVILCESPEISAELLGIDIELSDLEDDEFIGLAPQQGSTGNTSHEPTEDLSLEDYFQHFVLEHQDHMTETELARKLGVSRKCLWERRQRLGIPRRKTGATSES; encoded by the coding sequence ATGCCGCACATTTTGATCGTCGAAGACGAAACAATTATCCGCTCCGCCTTGCGCCGCCTGCTGGAACGTAACCAGTACCAGGTCAGCGAAGCCGGTTCAGTGCAGGAAGCACAAGAACGCTTCAGCATTCCCACGTTCGACCTGATTGTCAGTGACCTGCGCCTGCCTGGCGCACCGGGCACCGAGCTGATCAAGCTGGGCCAGGGCAAGCCGGTGCTGATCATGACGAGCTACGCCAGCCTGCGCTCGGCAGTCGACTCAATGAAGATGGGCGCGGTGGACTACATCGCCAAGCCTTTCGACCATGACGAGATGCTCCAGGCCGTCGCACGCATCCTGCGTGACCGGCAATCGGCGCAAAGCTCCGTGGGCGAACCTGCGGTCGGCAAAGCCAGCGGCTCGGCGAAGTCCGCTGTCGATAACAGCAATGGCGAAATCGGCATCATCGGCTCGTGCCCACCGATGCAGGATCTGTACGGCAAAATCCGTAAAGTGGCTCCCACCGATTCCAATGTATTGATTCAGGGCGAATCAGGCACCGGTAAAGAGCTGGTCGCCCGCGCCCTGCACAACCTGTCCAAACGCGCCAAGGCGCCGATGATTTCGGTGAACTGCGCAGCCATCCCGGAAAGCCTGATCGAGTCCGAGCTGTTCGGCCACGAGAAAGGCGCGTTTACCGGCGCCAGCGCCGGGCGCGCGGGCCTGGTTGAAGCCGCCGACGGCGGCACCTTGTTCCTTGATGAAATCGGCGAACTGCCACTTGAAGCCCAGGCGCGCCTGCTGCGCGTGCTCCAGGAAGGTGAAATCCGCCGCGTGGGCTCGGTGCAATCGCAGAAGGTCGACGTACGCCTGATCGCTGCGACTCACCGTGACCTGAAGAGCCTGGCCAAGATCGGCCAGTTCCGTGAAGACCTGTATTACCGTCTCCACGTTATCGCCCTGAAACTGCCGGCCCTGCGTGAGCGTGGCGCGGACGTCAACGAAATCGCCAATGCTTTCCTCGCCCGCCAGAGCGCGCGCGTGAATCGCACCGACCTGAAATTCGCTCCGGACGCCGAACAGGCAATTCGTCATTACTCCTGGCCGGGCAACGTGCGTGAACTGGAAAACGCTGTCGAGCGTGCCGTCATCCTGTGTGAGAGCCCGGAGATTTCTGCCGAGTTGCTGGGCATCGATATCGAGCTCAGCGATCTTGAAGATGACGAGTTCATCGGCCTGGCACCGCAACAGGGCAGCACCGGCAACACCAGCCACGAGCCCACCGAAGACCTGTCACTGGAAGACTACTTCCAGCACTTCGTCCTCGAACACCAGGATCACATGACCGAAACCGAATTGGCTCGCAAACTCGGCGTCAGCCGCAAATGCCTGTGGGAGCGTCGTCAGCGCCTGGGTATCCCACGACGCAAGACCGGCGCGACCAGCGAAAGCTGA
- the panC gene encoding pantoate--beta-alanine ligase, which translates to MNTVKTVRELRAAVARARGEGKRIGFVPTMGNLHSGHVALVTKAAQRADFVVASIFVNPLQFGAGEDLDKYPRTLAADQEKLLQAGCHLLFAPTVEEMYPDGMAGQTRVSVPLLSEGLCGASRPGHFEGVATVVSKLFNMVQPDLAVFGQKDFQQLAVIRALVHDLNMPIQIIGEPTVRAADGLALSSRNGFLSEEQRAVAPIVYRTLSDIAEAIKQGERDYPALLARKIEQLQAAGLRPDYLEIRHALTLRPATVDDRDLVILVAAFLGTTRLIDNLHLNLDAPV; encoded by the coding sequence ATGAACACTGTCAAAACCGTACGCGAACTGCGTGCCGCCGTCGCCCGCGCTCGCGGCGAAGGCAAACGTATCGGCTTCGTACCGACCATGGGCAACCTGCACAGCGGTCACGTCGCACTGGTCACCAAAGCCGCCCAACGAGCGGACTTTGTGGTCGCAAGCATTTTCGTCAACCCGCTGCAATTCGGTGCCGGCGAAGACCTCGACAAGTATCCGCGGACCTTGGCCGCCGATCAGGAGAAACTGCTGCAAGCCGGCTGTCACCTGCTGTTCGCCCCAACCGTCGAGGAAATGTACCCGGACGGCATGGCCGGCCAGACCCGCGTCAGCGTTCCACTGCTGTCTGAAGGCCTGTGTGGCGCCAGCCGCCCCGGGCATTTCGAAGGCGTGGCGACGGTGGTCAGCAAGTTGTTCAACATGGTCCAGCCAGACCTCGCGGTCTTCGGTCAGAAGGACTTCCAGCAACTGGCGGTGATTCGCGCGCTGGTGCATGACCTGAACATGCCGATCCAGATCATTGGCGAACCCACCGTAAGAGCCGCCGACGGTCTGGCGCTGTCCTCGCGCAATGGTTTCCTCAGTGAAGAACAGCGGGCCGTCGCGCCAATTGTGTATCGCACGCTGAGCGACATCGCCGAAGCCATCAAACAGGGCGAACGCGATTACCCGGCGCTCCTGGCCCGGAAGATCGAGCAGCTCCAGGCCGCCGGGTTGCGTCCTGATTACCTGGAAATCCGCCACGCACTGACCCTGCGCCCAGCGACCGTGGATGACCGTGACCTGGTGATCCTGGTGGCCGCTTTCCTGGGCACGACCCGGTTGATCGACAACCTGCACCTGAACCTCGACGCTCCGGTTTAA
- the panB gene encoding 3-methyl-2-oxobutanoate hydroxymethyltransferase codes for MPAITLTTLQSLKQKGEKITMLTCYDATFAHACNEAGVEVLLVGDSLGMVLQGHDSTLPVTNAEMAYHVAAVKRGNTDALILADLPFMAYATIEQTMTNSAQLMQAGAHMVKVEGALWLAESIRLLAERGIPVCAHMGLTPQSVNILGGYKVQGRNENQARQMRADAIALEQAGAAMLLLECVPSELAHEITQAVKIPVIGIGAGNATDGQVLVLHDMLGLSLSGRAPKFVKNFMAGQDSIHAALSAYVAEVKAATFPGAEHGFSA; via the coding sequence ATGCCAGCTATCACCTTGACCACATTGCAGAGCCTCAAGCAAAAGGGTGAAAAAATCACCATGCTGACCTGCTACGACGCTACCTTCGCCCACGCTTGCAATGAGGCGGGTGTTGAAGTGTTGCTGGTGGGCGACTCCCTTGGCATGGTGTTGCAAGGACACGACAGCACCCTGCCGGTGACCAACGCCGAAATGGCTTACCACGTCGCCGCGGTCAAGCGTGGCAACACCGATGCCTTGATCCTCGCGGACCTGCCGTTCATGGCCTACGCCACCATCGAGCAAACGATGACCAACAGTGCCCAGTTGATGCAGGCCGGTGCACACATGGTCAAGGTCGAAGGCGCGCTGTGGCTGGCCGAGTCGATTCGTCTGCTGGCCGAACGCGGTATTCCGGTGTGCGCGCACATGGGGCTGACGCCACAGTCGGTGAACATTCTCGGCGGCTATAAAGTTCAGGGCCGCAATGAAAACCAGGCCCGGCAGATGCGTGCCGACGCGATTGCCCTGGAACAGGCCGGCGCGGCGATGCTGTTGCTCGAATGTGTACCGAGCGAGCTGGCCCACGAAATCACTCAAGCGGTGAAGATTCCGGTGATCGGCATCGGCGCCGGCAATGCCACCGACGGTCAGGTGCTGGTACTGCACGACATGCTCGGCCTGTCCCTCAGCGGCCGCGCACCGAAGTTCGTGAAGAACTTCATGGCCGGCCAAGACAGCATTCACGCCGCCCTGAGCGCTTACGTCGCTGAAGTCAAAGCCGCAACCTTCCCTGGCGCCGAACACGGATTCTCTGCATGA
- the pgi gene encoding glucose-6-phosphate isomerase: MAYYRTPHDVTALPAWQALNDHRQAMQDFSMREAFNADPQRFTQFTLSSCGLFLDYSKNLINTETRNLLVGLANEVGLQDAIKALFNGEIVNASEGRPALHTALRRPVGDKLSVNGVNVMPDVHKVLNQITELVGRIHDGLWRGYTEKPITDVVNIGIGGSFLGPELVSEALLSYAQKGVRCHYLANIDGSEFHELSAKIRAETTLFIVSSKSFNTLETLKNAQAARAWYLAQGGSEAELYRHFIAVSSNNAAAVAFGIREENIFPMWDWVGGRYSLWSAIGLPIALAIGMSNFKELLSGAYTMDQHFQSAPFEQNMPVLLALLGVWYGNFWGAQSHAILPYDHYLRNITKHLQQLDMESNGKSVRQDGTPVSTDTGPVIWGGVGCNGQHAYHQLLHQGTQLIPADFIVPIVSFNPVADHHQWLYANCLSQSQALMLGKTRAEAEAELREKGVAEDQVQKLAPHKVIPGNRPSNTLVVERISPRRLGALVAMYEHKVFVQSVIWGINAFDQWGVELGKELGKGVYSRLVGSEETPAEDASTQGLINYFRGRHRG; the protein is encoded by the coding sequence ATGGCGTACTACCGCACTCCTCATGACGTTACCGCTCTGCCAGCCTGGCAGGCGCTGAATGATCACCGCCAAGCCATGCAGGATTTCAGCATGCGCGAAGCGTTCAATGCCGACCCGCAGCGTTTTACCCAGTTCACACTGAGCAGCTGTGGACTATTTCTTGATTACTCGAAAAACCTGATCAACACCGAAACCCGCAATCTGCTGGTGGGCCTGGCGAACGAAGTCGGCTTGCAAGACGCGATCAAGGCGTTGTTCAACGGCGAAATCGTCAATGCCTCCGAAGGCCGTCCGGCGTTGCATACGGCCCTGCGCCGCCCGGTGGGCGACAAGCTGTCGGTCAATGGCGTCAACGTCATGCCTGACGTGCACAAAGTGCTGAACCAGATCACCGAGCTGGTCGGGCGCATTCACGACGGCCTGTGGCGTGGTTACACCGAGAAGCCGATCACTGACGTGGTGAACATCGGCATCGGTGGTTCGTTCCTCGGCCCTGAACTGGTGTCCGAAGCGCTGTTGTCCTACGCCCAGAAAGGCGTGCGCTGCCATTACCTGGCGAACATCGACGGCAGCGAATTCCATGAGCTGTCGGCAAAGATTCGTGCCGAAACCACGCTGTTCATCGTTTCCTCGAAATCCTTCAACACCCTCGAAACCCTGAAAAACGCCCAGGCCGCTCGCGCCTGGTACCTGGCTCAGGGCGGCTCCGAAGCCGAGCTGTATCGCCACTTCATCGCCGTTTCGAGCAACAACGCTGCGGCCGTGGCCTTCGGTATTCGCGAAGAAAACATCTTCCCGATGTGGGACTGGGTTGGTGGGCGTTACTCGCTGTGGTCGGCCATCGGTTTGCCGATTGCCCTGGCCATCGGCATGTCGAACTTCAAGGAACTGCTGTCCGGCGCCTACACCATGGACCAGCACTTCCAGAGCGCACCGTTCGAACAGAACATGCCGGTGCTGCTGGCATTGCTCGGTGTCTGGTATGGCAACTTCTGGGGCGCGCAAAGCCACGCGATCCTGCCGTATGACCACTACCTGCGCAACATCACCAAGCACTTGCAGCAACTGGACATGGAGTCCAACGGCAAGAGCGTACGTCAGGACGGCACGCCGGTTTCCACCGATACCGGTCCGGTCATCTGGGGCGGCGTCGGTTGCAACGGTCAACACGCCTATCACCAGTTGCTGCACCAAGGCACCCAGCTGATTCCAGCCGACTTCATCGTGCCGATCGTCAGCTTCAACCCGGTTGCCGACCACCATCAGTGGCTGTACGCCAACTGCCTGTCGCAAAGCCAGGCGCTGATGCTCGGCAAGACCCGCGCCGAGGCGGAAGCCGAGCTGCGTGAAAAAGGCGTGGCCGAAGACCAGGTGCAAAAACTCGCGCCGCACAAGGTGATCCCGGGCAACCGCCCGAGCAACACCCTGGTGGTCGAGCGCATCAGCCCGCGTCGTCTTGGCGCGCTGGTGGCGATGTACGAGCACAAGGTGTTCGTGCAGAGCGTGATCTGGGGCATCAACGCCTTCGACCAATGGGGTGTTGAGTTGGGCAAGGAGCTGGGCAAAGGCGTCTACAGCCGCCTGGTCGGCAGCGAAGAAACCCCGGCCGAAGACGCTTCGACCCAGGGCCTGATCAACTACTTCCGCGGTCGTCACCGCGGGTGA
- a CDS encoding polynucleotide adenylyltransferase PcnB, producing MLKKLFQSFRSPLRRTQHIRSTPEVLNSSQHSLQRAQFSRYAVNIVERLQSAGYQAYLVGGCVRDMLLNITPKDFDVATSATPEQVRAEFRNARIIGRRFKLVHIHFGREIIEVATFRANHPQNDEEEDSNQSSRNESGRILRDNVYGTLEEDAQRRDFTINALYYDPVSERILDYANGVHDIRNHLIRLIGDPTQRYQEDPVRMLRAVRFAAKLDFGIEKHSATPIRNLAPMLREIPSARLFEEVLKLFLSGHAADTFEMLVDLQLFDPLFPASAEALEHNPTYTHTLISEALINTDLRIKQNKPVTPAFLFAALLWPALPARVLRLQDRGMPPIPAMQEAAHELISEQCQRIAIPKRFTMPIREIWDMQERLPRRSGKRADLLLDNPRFRAGYDFLLLRESAGEQTNGLGEWWTDYQDANESERRDMIRDLSGKDDGASGAPRKRRRSGGAKRKRAAGVPSASGE from the coding sequence ATGCTGAAGAAGCTGTTCCAGTCATTCCGTTCTCCCTTGCGTCGTACGCAACACATTCGCAGCACGCCTGAAGTGCTCAACAGCAGCCAACACTCGCTGCAACGGGCTCAGTTCAGCCGTTATGCGGTGAACATCGTCGAACGCCTGCAGAGCGCCGGCTACCAGGCTTACCTGGTCGGTGGCTGTGTGCGCGACATGCTGCTCAACATCACACCCAAGGATTTCGACGTCGCCACCAGCGCCACGCCGGAGCAGGTTCGCGCCGAGTTTCGTAATGCGCGGATCATCGGGCGCCGATTCAAACTGGTGCACATCCATTTTGGTCGCGAAATCATTGAAGTCGCGACCTTCCGCGCCAATCACCCGCAAAACGACGAAGAAGAAGACAGCAACCAGTCCTCGCGTAACGAAAGCGGGCGCATTCTGCGCGACAACGTTTACGGCACGCTGGAGGAAGACGCGCAACGCCGCGACTTCACCATTAACGCCCTGTATTACGATCCGGTCAGCGAACGCATTCTCGACTACGCCAACGGCGTACACGACATCCGCAATCACCTGATCCGCCTGATCGGCGACCCGACCCAGCGTTACCAGGAAGACCCGGTGCGGATGCTCCGTGCGGTGCGTTTCGCCGCCAAGCTGGACTTCGGCATCGAGAAGCACAGTGCCACGCCAATCCGTAACCTGGCACCGATGCTGCGCGAGATCCCGTCGGCGCGCTTGTTCGAAGAAGTGTTGAAGCTGTTCCTTTCGGGTCATGCCGCGGACACCTTCGAGATGCTGGTCGATCTGCAATTGTTCGACCCACTGTTCCCGGCCAGCGCCGAAGCCCTGGAACACAACCCGACCTACACTCACACCCTGATCAGCGAAGCGCTGATCAACACCGACCTGCGGATCAAGCAGAACAAGCCGGTGACGCCAGCGTTCCTGTTCGCCGCCCTGCTCTGGCCAGCCTTGCCGGCCCGCGTACTGCGCTTGCAGGATCGTGGCATGCCGCCGATTCCGGCCATGCAGGAAGCGGCTCACGAACTGATCAGCGAGCAATGCCAGCGGATCGCGATTCCAAAGCGCTTCACCATGCCGATCCGCGAGATCTGGGACATGCAGGAGCGCCTGCCACGCCGCAGCGGCAAACGTGCCGACCTGTTGCTGGACAACCCGCGATTCCGTGCCGGTTACGACTTCCTGCTACTGCGTGAAAGCGCTGGCGAACAGACCAATGGCCTGGGCGAATGGTGGACGGACTATCAGGACGCCAACGAAAGCGAACGCCGCGACATGATCCGCGACCTCAGCGGCAAGGACGACGGTGCCAGCGGTGCGCCGCGTAAACGTCGCCGCAGCGGTGGCGCCAAGCGCAAACGTGCCGCTGGCGTACCGAGTGCGTCGGGCGAGTAA